The archaeon genome includes the window GGTATGTTGCGTCCCCGCCCCTCTCCACTGTGAAGACAGGGACGTCCTGCGGCTTGAAGTTGGCCGGGGTGGTCTTTCGGCCCAAGGTGATGACGTGTGGGTGCTCGAGAAGAAGCAGCGTGTCTCCGTCGTCTCCGCGGGCCCGGTCCTCAGCAAGCTTCCGCTGAAAGTCCAACGCTGCTCCGTACTCCATCGTCCCCAGGTCGCGGACTTCGAGGCTCATGACTTCAGCTGGTGAATCGGCCTTCCGGCCGCGGACTCGGCTGCCTCCATGATCGCCTCGGGAAGGGTCGGGTGGGGATGCACGGTCAGCGCGATGTCTTCGACAGTGGCGCCCATTTCTATCGCCAGGGCGACCTCGCTGATGAGGTTGGAGGCCTCCGGCCCGACTATCTGGACCCCCAGGACGAGCCCGTCCTCCGCCTTTGCGACGACCTTCACGAAACCCTCAGGCTCCCCGGTCGAGAGGGCCCTGCCGAGTGCGGCGAATTGGAATCGGCTCTTCTTCACCGAGTAGCCCGCTTCGATGGCCTTAGCCTCGGTCAGGCCTACACTCGCGACCTCAGGGTCGCAGAAGACTGCGTCAGGAATCACCGTCCAGTCCGCTGCGGTGGGCAGGCCAGCTGCAGATTCGGCGGCGACGATCCCTTCTTTCGAGGCCTTGTGCGCGAGGAGAGGAGGACCGCGCACGTCGCCGATTGCGAAGATGCCGGGTACGTTGGTCCTCATGTGCTCGTCCGTGGTGATGAACCCCCTCTGGTCGGTCTTGACACCGATTGCCTGAAGGTTCAGCTTCTCTGTCCTCGGCTTCCGGCCCACGCTCACTAGGATTCTGTCGGCCTCTACAGAGACCCTGCCCTCGGGCGTCTCCACTTCGGCCTTCGCGACCCCTCCTGACTTTGAGACTGACAGGACCTTTGACTTCAGGTGGACCTTCCCGCCCCTGCCTTCGAGCTTCTTGTGGACGAGCCTGACGACTTCGGGATCGGCTCCGGGCATGAGCTGGTCCATCAACTCCACGACCGTCACCTTGCTCCCGAGCCTCTGGTACATCGAAGCAAACTCGAGTCCTATCGCTCCGCCGCCGACGATCAGGAGCTTGCCGGGAGCGTCCATGAGTTCCAGCGCTTCTTTTGAGCCTATGACCAGCGACCCGTCGAACTCGAGGCCGGGTAGTTGGACCGTTCTCGTCCCGGTCGCTATGACTATGTTCTTAGTCGTTATCTCCTCAGTGCCCTGGGCCGTAGTCACGGAGACCTTCCCTGCCGCCGTGATCTCTGCCTCTCCCTTCAGGACGGTCGCGTGGTTGCCCTTGAGCAGGCCTTCGACTCCGGAAACGAGCTTCGAGACGACCTCGCCCTTCCACTTCTGCATCTGGGCGTAGTTTACCGAGACCCCGGTTGCGACGAGCCCGTACTTCTCTGCCTCCTTCACCTTGTCGAAGAGCTTCGAGACTGTGATGAGCGACTTTGAAGGGATGCAGCCGTAGTTGAGACACTCTCCCCCGACCTTGTCGGCCTCCACGAGTATAGTCCTGAGCCCAAGTTGTGCGGCGCGGATTGCGCAGACGTAGCCCCCGGGACCTCCTCCGATGACCGTGACGTCAGCCTCTAGCAATTCAGTTCCTTCTGGTCGGCCGCTCAAACCGGCTTAAAGATTGCTCGGACTTGTCAGAGCACTTCGGACAGGAGCTTCTTGGTGTCCTGGATGGTCTCTATGATGCGGCTGGTGAAGCGGGCGGCGTAGGCCCCGTCTAGTACCCTGTGGTCGAAGCTGAGAGAGAGGTAGGTAGTGTCCCTGACTTCGATCCGCCCTTCGCGGACCACGGGTCGCTTGCTGATCTTGTGAAGCCCCAGAATCGCGACCTCCGGGAGGTTGATTATCGGGGTGGCGAAGAGCCCACCGATCGCCCCCACGTTCGTGATCGTGAAGGTCGACCCGTGCACGTCGTCGAGGGCCAGCTGCCCCTTGCGGGCCTTGTCGGCCAGCTTCTCGATCTCGCCGGCCAGCTCGAAGATGTCCTTCTTGTCCGCTTCCTTCACGACCGGGACTACAAGCCCCTGTTCCGTGTCTGTCGCGATTCCGATGTTGTAGTATTTCTTCAGCACGATGTTCCCGCTCGCCTCGTCGAGCGAGGAGTTGAGGTAGGGGAAGTCCTTCAGTGCTGGCACCAGGGCCTTGATAATGAACGGGAGGTACGTCAGACGGACCCCGCGCTTCTCCGCGCTCCCTTTGAGGGCCTCCCGGAGCAGGACCAGCTCCGTCATGTCCGCTTCGTCGACGTGAGTGACCTGCGCCGTGGTCCTCTGGGACTTTACCATGCGCTCGGCTATCGTCTTTCTGATCCCCTTCAGCGGGACGAGCTCCTCGTTCTTCCCAGCTCTTGGGGCTGACGGCTGCAGGATGGTGGTCGTCGCGGCAGCCTTTGAACCCGAAGATGCGCGACGGACGTCTTCATCAGTCACCCGGTTCTGAGGACCTGAGCCTCTGACCGCAGCGATGTCGACTCCGAGCTCGCGGGCGAGGCGCCTTGTCGCAGGGGTAGCCATGACTCCGGTCGGACCCTGCCCCGACTCAGCCTGAGGCGTGGAGGTCTGGGGTGTCGAGGCTGGCGTTGGGCGCGAAACTTGGCCCGCGGGCTGTGAAGCGGGGGTAGCGCTTCCATCGTCGATCACGATTATCGTCTCGCCGACTTTGGCGATGTCTCCTTCCTTGACGAGGATCTTGGTGACCTTTCCGGTCCTTGGGGATGGGATCTGCACGTTGACCTTGTCGGTCATGACCTCGACAAGGGGCTGGTCTTCCTTGATCGTCTCCCCCTCCTTGACCATCCACTTCAGGATCTCCCCCTCGGAGACGCCTTCGCCGATGTCGGGAAGTTTTAGCTCGTACATCTGAATTTCTGAAGCTTCGGCGCTCGCTTGTCCTTTTAGTCTTTTTCGCGCTAGTAGCGCGCCAGCTCCGCTGCGGCCTTCACTATCCGGTCCTTGTTGGGGATGTAGTAGTCTTCGAGCTTCGAGAGGGGGACGACGGTGTCGAAGCCGGCGACGCGCCGGATCGGGGCCTTCAGGTAGTCGAGCCCCTTGTCCGCGACTGTGGCTGCGATCTCGGCGCCGAGCCCGAGAGATAGCGGCGCTTCGTGGACTATGACGAGCCTGCCGGTCTTCTGGACCGAGGCAAGGACGGCAGGGAAGTCGAGGGGCGACACCGTCCTCAGGTCGAGCACCTCGGCCGATATCGACTTCTCGGACTGGAGCGCGTCGGCGGCCTGCAGGGTGGGGACCATCATCGCTCCGTAGGAGACGATGGTGACGTCGGAGCCCTCGCGGACCACCTTGGCCTTGCCAAGCGGGATGGAGTACGGTTCCTCCGGCACGTCCATCTTGGGGGAGTCGTAGAGCCTCTTCGGCTCCATGAAGATGACCGGATCTTCGTCTCTAAGGGCCGAAGCGAGGAGGCCCTTGGCATCGTAGGCGTTCGAAGGGATGACCACCTTGAGCCCCGGAGTGTGAGAGTAGTAAGCTTCGGGCGAGTCCGAATGGTGCTCGGGGGCGCGAATCCCTGCGCCGTAGGGGAAACGCACGACGCCTCTCGGGGCATACCTCCCTCTCGTCCTGTTCCTCATCCGCGCGATGTGCCCGAAGATCTGGTCGAAGGCCGGGACTGAGAATCCGTCGAACTGGAACTCTGCGACGGGGATCATCCCCCCAACAGAGAGCCCGACGAAGAGCCCTGCTATTCCGAGCTCTGCGAGCGGCGTATCGAAGACCCGGTCAGCCCCGAACTCGTCCTGGAGCCCCCTGGTGACCTGGAAGACCCCGCCGTTCTTGCCGACGTCCTCTCCGAAGACAACGACCCGGCTGTCCCCCTGAAGGCCCTCTCTGAGGGCCATGTTGACCGCGTTGCGGATGTTGACTCCCGGACGCCCACCACGCATGGTCGGTTCGGGCGGCGCCGCGGGCTCCTTGCTCTCGACTCCGAACGCCTCTCTCTTCTGTTCAGCGAGCCTGGGGGTCAGCTTGGAGTACATGTAGTCGAAGATTACCGACGGGTCGGGGGTAGTAATCGCCCTGTAGGCGGCGACCGCCTCGTCCATCTTCTTCTGAGCGGCCTGGGCAAGGGCGGCCTTCTTAGCGTCGTCCAAGATCCCCCTCGACCTCAGGTACGCCTCGAAGCGCGTTATCGGGCTCCGCTTCTCCCACTCGGCGACCTCCTCGGGGGCCTTCAGCTTGTTTGACACCAACTCGGCGGTGGTGTGGGGGCCGAGCCTGTAGGTGGAATACTCTATCAGCGTCGGGCCACCGCCCCGCCTCGCCTTCTCGACCGCGTACTTTGTTGCTTCATACGAGGCGACGACGTCGTTCCCGTCCACCAGGATGCCTTCGAACCCGTAGGCGACGGCCTTTTGCGCTATGGTCTTGGCGGCCGTCTGCTGGTTCCTCTTGACCGAGATGGCCCACTGATTGTTCTCGACCCCGAAGACGACCGGGAGGTCGTAGACTCCTGCGAAGTTCAGGGCCTCGTGGAAGTCGCCCTTTGAGGTTCCGCCGTCCCCGGTAGAAACGAATGTCACAGACCTATCGCCCTGGAGCCTCCTCGCCATCGCGAGGCCGACGGCGTGGGGAAGCTGGGTGGCAACGGGCACTGCGAGCGGCAGCATGTTCAGTTCTTCGGGGATCTCCATCCCCCTCTCGTCCCCACCCCAGTACTGCAGGAGCTTGGCCGGGGGCATCCCGAAGCCGAGCATCCCTGCGGCGTCTCTGTACATGGGAACGTACCAGTCGCCCTTCACGAGCGCGTTGACGAAGCCCACCTGCCCGCCTTCCTGGCCCTTCCCGGGGGCGTATGTCCCAATCTCTCTGAGGGTGGAGAGGTTGCTGGCCTTCTCGTCGAAGAGCCTGCCGAAGATCAGCTGCTCATAGAAGCGCGTGAGGTCGTCAGCACTGATGTTAGGCTCCTTGCCCCGCAGGGTCCCGTCAGGGGAGAGGCGCTGGTAGAGGACCTCCTCTGCCTTTGCGAACTTGAAGTCTGCCTCGCTGAAAATCCTCGGGACCGCGTCTGCGCCTGAGGACTTCATGAAGTCCGATTCGGTCAAGCATCGAAATCGACTGTGGCGGTCATATAAGACTGACTGTGCTCGGAGGTGAAATATGTCGATTGTCGTAATGCCTGGTCTTAGTCAGTACCTTTGTCGCTCTCCATCGCAGCCCTGATGAAGAACTCGCCTGCCTTGTAGCTGCTCCGAACGAGCGGGCCTGACGCTACGTATCGGAATCCGAGGCCCTCGCCGATTCTCTGGTACTCCTCGAAGGTGGAAGGCGGGACGTACTCCTCGACCTTCAGATGGCGCCCAGAGGGCCGAAGGTACTGTCCCACCGTCAGGAAGTCGACCCCGGCGCGCCTCAGGTGGATCATGGCCTGCGTCATCTCCTCCCTGGTTTCTCCGAGTCCGACCATGATGGAAGACTTCGTGTAGGTCCTGGGGCTCAGCTTCTTTACGTTCCTCAGGACGGATAGGGACTGCCAGTACTGGGCCCTGGGGTCCCTCACAGAAGGGGTCAGCGACATGGTGGTCTCGATGTTGTGGGCGATTACGTCCGGACCTGCGGAGACGACTTCTTTCAGCGAGTCAAGGTCGCCCTGGAAGTCGGGGACCAGGACCTCGACCAGGAGGTCGGGGATCTTCTCTTTCACCATTCGTATGGTCCTGGCGAAGTGCCCGGCGCCCCCGTCGGGAAGGTCGTCTCTGTCCACCGAGGTCAGCACCACGTAGGTCAGCCCCATCTTGGACAGTGCGAAGGCCACGTTTTCAGGTTCGAGCTGGTCGAGCGCACCGGCCGGCTTCCCGGGCGTCACCATGCAGAAGCGGCAGGCCCTGGAACAAACGTCCCCCATCAGCATCAAGGTCGCCGTACCGCCTCCCCAGCACTCCTGCACGTTGGGGCAGTGCGCCTCCTCGCAGACGGTGTGCAGGTTCAGGTCCCTGAATAGGCCCTTGAGTTCAAGGTAGTTTTCGCCGCCCGGAGGCCGGACGGTTAGCCACTGGGGCTTCTCGACTTGCATCTGTCAGCGGCCGACTAGTATCTTCAGGTTACCAAAATCCTTTCCGGAGAGCGCGCCGTCGCACGCATAGCAGCCTTCGACCCGGAACCCGGGCTCGAGCTCGCTGTGCAGTGTGCACATCATATGGTTGAACCTGATGTAGTCGAGGACGTTGGTCATGGAACGGAGCGTTTCCCGCTCGTCCGAGTCCTCTGAGGAGAGCTCGCGCGCGATGTTGTCGGCTGCCTTGGAGACCGTCGTGTCACCCTCCAGATTGACCATCATGCCCCTCGTCTTCCGAGCGTAGTTGCTGATGGACGCCTGGGTGACACCGAGGCGCTTCGCGACTTCCTGCTGGGTCATGTGGTAGTCTTCCCTCAGTCGCTTTGCGACCATGGCCCTGAGGGCGGGCAGGGCCGACTTCGAGACTATCTCATACGGGCTTATCATCAATTATTACTTATG containing:
- the lpdA gene encoding dihydrolipoyl dehydrogenase, with translation MLEADVTVIGGGPGGYVCAIRAAQLGLRTILVEADKVGGECLNYGCIPSKSLITVSKLFDKVKEAEKYGLVATGVSVNYAQMQKWKGEVVSKLVSGVEGLLKGNHATVLKGEAEITAAGKVSVTTAQGTEEITTKNIVIATGTRTVQLPGLEFDGSLVIGSKEALELMDAPGKLLIVGGGAIGLEFASMYQRLGSKVTVVELMDQLMPGADPEVVRLVHKKLEGRGGKVHLKSKVLSVSKSGGVAKAEVETPEGRVSVEADRILVSVGRKPRTEKLNLQAIGVKTDQRGFITTDEHMRTNVPGIFAIGDVRGPPLLAHKASKEGIVAAESAAGLPTAADWTVIPDAVFCDPEVASVGLTEAKAIEAGYSVKKSRFQFAALGRALSTGEPEGFVKVVAKAEDGLVLGVQIVGPEASNLISEVALAIEMGATVEDIALTVHPHPTLPEAIMEAAESAAGRPIHQLKS
- a CDS encoding 2-oxo acid dehydrogenase subunit E2, giving the protein MYELKLPDIGEGVSEGEILKWMVKEGETIKEDQPLVEVMTDKVNVQIPSPRTGKVTKILVKEGDIAKVGETIIVIDDGSATPASQPAGQVSRPTPASTPQTSTPQAESGQGPTGVMATPATRRLARELGVDIAAVRGSGPQNRVTDEDVRRASSGSKAAATTTILQPSAPRAGKNEELVPLKGIRKTIAERMVKSQRTTAQVTHVDEADMTELVLLREALKGSAEKRGVRLTYLPFIIKALVPALKDFPYLNSSLDEASGNIVLKKYYNIGIATDTEQGLVVPVVKEADKKDIFELAGEIEKLADKARKGQLALDDVHGSTFTITNVGAIGGLFATPIINLPEVAILGLHKISKRPVVREGRIEVRDTTYLSLSFDHRVLDGAYAARFTSRIIETIQDTKKLLSEVL
- a CDS encoding pyruvate dehydrogenase (acetyl-transferring) E1 component subunit alpha, with the translated sequence MTESDFMKSSGADAVPRIFSEADFKFAKAEEVLYQRLSPDGTLRGKEPNISADDLTRFYEQLIFGRLFDEKASNLSTLREIGTYAPGKGQEGGQVGFVNALVKGDWYVPMYRDAAGMLGFGMPPAKLLQYWGGDERGMEIPEELNMLPLAVPVATQLPHAVGLAMARRLQGDRSVTFVSTGDGGTSKGDFHEALNFAGVYDLPVVFGVENNQWAISVKRNQQTAAKTIAQKAVAYGFEGILVDGNDVVASYEATKYAVEKARRGGGPTLIEYSTYRLGPHTTAELVSNKLKAPEEVAEWEKRSPITRFEAYLRSRGILDDAKKAALAQAAQKKMDEAVAAYRAITTPDPSVIFDYMYSKLTPRLAEQKREAFGVESKEPAAPPEPTMRGGRPGVNIRNAVNMALREGLQGDSRVVVFGEDVGKNGGVFQVTRGLQDEFGADRVFDTPLAELGIAGLFVGLSVGGMIPVAEFQFDGFSVPAFDQIFGHIARMRNRTRGRYAPRGVVRFPYGAGIRAPEHHSDSPEAYYSHTPGLKVVIPSNAYDAKGLLASALRDEDPVIFMEPKRLYDSPKMDVPEEPYSIPLGKAKVVREGSDVTIVSYGAMMVPTLQAADALQSEKSISAEVLDLRTVSPLDFPAVLASVQKTGRLVIVHEAPLSLGLGAEIAATVADKGLDYLKAPIRRVAGFDTVVPLSKLEDYYIPNKDRIVKAAAELARY
- the lipA gene encoding lipoyl synthase; translated protein: MQVEKPQWLTVRPPGGENYLELKGLFRDLNLHTVCEEAHCPNVQECWGGGTATLMLMGDVCSRACRFCMVTPGKPAGALDQLEPENVAFALSKMGLTYVVLTSVDRDDLPDGGAGHFARTIRMVKEKIPDLLVEVLVPDFQGDLDSLKEVVSAGPDVIAHNIETTMSLTPSVRDPRAQYWQSLSVLRNVKKLSPRTYTKSSIMVGLGETREEMTQAMIHLRRAGVDFLTVGQYLRPSGRHLKVEEYVPPSTFEEYQRIGEGLGFRYVASGPLVRSSYKAGEFFIRAAMESDKGTD
- a CDS encoding helix-turn-helix domain-containing protein; amino-acid sequence: MMISPYEIVSKSALPALRAMVAKRLREDYHMTQQEVAKRLGVTQASISNYARKTRGMMVNLEGDTTVSKAADNIARELSSEDSDERETLRSMTNVLDYIRFNHMMCTLHSELEPGFRVEGCYACDGALSGKDFGNLKILVGR